ATGCTGATACATATCAAGATCCATAGCTGGTGCAAAAAACACTGGACACCTTGCTGAGAGATATGTGGCCATCAATAGGTTATCACATATACCATTAGCCATTTTAGCCATCGTATTGGCCGTTAATGGAGCTATTAGGATTAAATCAGCCCATAAACCAAGGTCTACATGGCTATTCCAGTTATTTCCATTTTGAGTTGTAAACTCAGTAAGAACTGTGTTATTTGAAAGGGTTGATAATGTTAATGGGGTAATAAAATGTTTGGCATCAGGCGACATAATCACCTTAACGTTTGCACCAAGATGCACCAACTTTCTACATAGGTATGCCGATTTGTAAGCCGCAATGCTTCCTGTAATGCCTAATATTATGTTCTTGTTTTTAAGCATCCAGTATGTAATAGAGGATTATTTCCCTTCCGTAGTCTCTACTTCCTCGTCTCTCTTTCTGATATAAAGACTTTCTTCTAGGTACTCTTGTATTGCAATTAATGCAGGTTTTGGAAGTCTTTCGTAGAATTTTGAAATTTCAATTTGCTCTCTGTTTTCAAAAACTTCATCCAAGTTATCTGAAGCAGTAGCAAATTCAGCCAATTTACCATTTAACTCATCTTTAATTTCAAGGCCAATTTGATTCGCACGTTTGCTTAAAACATTCAATGCTTCATAAATATTTCTACCATTCGTTTCAAAATCCACTACATTTCTTGTTATAGTTGTAGTTTCGGCGTTTGTTTTTTGGTATTTCATGACCCTTGTTTTTTATTAGAGTTAATTAGATCGCGTTCTTGTACCGCTTTCTTATAAATATTCTCTGCTCCTTTTAAATCTTCACTTTTAGGAAACTCATCAATGAATTCCTCATAAGATGTAATTGTCGCATTTATTCTTTCTTCCTTCTTCCCTTCAACGCTATTCTTAGCTAGAAGATAGTAGGATTGCAAAATTAAGTATTTAATTTCCTCTTTATACTTATTATGAGGAAAATCTTTCATTACGTTCCCTAGAGATATCACCGCAGATTTATAGTTTCTCACGTGGAAATACGTTTTAGCATTGTCAAAATCCTTCTGCAATAACTTCGCCCTCAATTCCATCATAAGCCGGTTGCAATGTGGAATACTATCTGAATTAGGA
This window of the Flavobacteriales bacterium genome carries:
- a CDS encoding phosphopantothenoylcysteine decarboxylase, translated to MLKNKNIILGITGSIAAYKSAYLCRKLVHLGANVKVIMSPDAKHFITPLTLSTLSNNTVLTEFTTQNGNNWNSHVDLGLWADLILIAPLTANTMAKMANGICDNLLMATYLSARCPVFFAPAMDLDMYQH
- a CDS encoding DNA-directed RNA polymerase subunit omega — protein: MKYQKTNAETTTITRNVVDFETNGRNIYEALNVLSKRANQIGLEIKDELNGKLAEFATASDNLDEVFENREQIEISKFYERLPKPALIAIQEYLEESLYIRKRDEEVETTEGK